Proteins encoded within one genomic window of Camelina sativa cultivar DH55 chromosome 19, Cs, whole genome shotgun sequence:
- the LOC104763949 gene encoding homeobox-leucine zipper protein HDG8-like — translation MENDGSGSSCNEQYASEDSKQSGKRTGHRHTPQQIQGLEAFFMECPHPEEAQRQQLCEELKLGLDQVKFWFQNKRTQCKVQEEKANNLALRGENEILKSENEAMVEALSSVNCPDCGGPPFGREERALNFQKLLLENARLKEQRDKIYHLVSNISKRPTVGGSLASVPTQHIFDHISSYGINPSHMFDASSSFGPPTSQPTQPQPMDVSLLSETAASAVEELKRLFFTEEQFWVKSSIDGTDVIDSENYENFSNAVKKFRSTSAHVESSKGVTVVPIEATNLIEMFLDSEKWKELFPTMVIKAKTLHVLGSELPIRENCNILRVMWEQLHILSPLVPPREFMIVRCCQEISKGLWIIADVSHNVYFDFVNASCYKRPSGCLIQSLPNAQSKVMWIEHVEVGQKLDTHKIYRELLSGGSGYGAKRWIATLERMCERMALTSNLTLPASDWSEVIRTGEERRRVLKLGERMIMNFNEMLTMSGKVDLPQQSKCGVRVSMRMNLEAGQPPGLIVSAASSLAISLPPVQVFDLLRKLDTREQWDVLAYGTVVTEIARIATGSSETNCLSILRVHPTQEENNGKMMAQDSDKDDILMLQDCYMDALGGMLVYAPMDMATMDTTLSGADVKISDIPILPSGFIISSDGRRSTVEDGGTLLTLAFQILVSGNTNRAREVNEKSVNTVSTLISSTVQRIKGLLNCPDQC, via the exons atggagaatgATGGTAGTGGGAGCTCATGCAATGAACAATATGCTTCGGAAGACTCCAAGCAAAGCGGGAAGAGGACCGGTCATCGCCATACCCCTCAACAGATCCAAGGACTTGAAGC TTTTTTCATGGAATGTCCTCATCCAGAGGAAGCACAGAGACAACAGTTGTGTGAAGAGTTGAAACTCGGGCTTGACCAAGTCAAATTTTGGTTTCAGAACAAAAGGACTCAATGCAAA GTCCAAGAGGAAAAAGCCAATAACTTAGCACTTCGTGGAGAAAACGAAATTCTCAAAAGTGAGAACGAAGCTATGGTCGAGGCATTAAGTAGTGTAAATTGTCCGGATTGTGGAGGTCCTCCTTTTGGCAGAGAGGAACGCGCACTCAATTTCCAAAAGCTGCTTTTGGAAAACGCTCGTCTGAAAGAGCAG CGTGACAAAATCTACCATTTGGTATCCAACATTTCCAAACGACCGACCGTGGGGGGCTCATTAGCTTCTGTTCCTACCCAACACATCTTTGATCACATCTCCTCTTACGGAATCAACCCAAGCCATATGTTCGACGCATCTAGCTCATTCGGACCACCAACTTCTCAACCCACCCAACCACAACCAATGGATGTAAGCTTGTTGTCTGAAACCGCGGCAAGTGCGGTTGAAGAGCTCAAGCGGCTGTTTTTTACTGAGGAACAATTTTGGGTTAAGTCGTCTATCGATGGCACAGATGTGATTGATTCAGAGAACTATGAAAATTTCTCGAACGCTGTCAAAAAGTTCAGGAGCACGAGTGCCCATGTCGAGTCTTCCAAAGGTGTCACGGTGGTTCCAATAGAAGCCACAAACTTGATTGAAATGTTCTTAGATTCG GAGAAATGGAAAGAACTTTTTCCAACGATGGTGATCAAGGCCAAGACGCTACATGTGCTCGGGTCGGAGCTTCCTATTAGAGAAAACTGCAATATTTTGCGAGTG ATGTGGGAGCAACTACACATTCTGTCGCCGCTAGTGCCACCAAGGGAGTTCATGATCGTGAGGTGCTGCCAAGAGATCAGTAAAGGGCTCTGGATTATTGCTGACGTGTCACATAACGTTTACTTTGACTTTGTCAATGCTTCATGTTACAAACGTCCTTCTGGTTGCCTCATCCAGTCCTTGCCCAATGCTCAGTCGAAG GTAATGTGGATTGAGCATGTGGAAGTGGGCCAGAAACTGGATACACACAAAATCTATAGAGAGCTTTTAAGCGGCGGGTCAGGCTATGGAGCTAAGCGTTGGATTGCCACACTTGAGAGAATGTGTGAGAGGATGGCTCTCACCTCCAACCTAACCCTTCCTGCAAGTGACTGGAGCGAAG TCATAAGGACAGGAGAAGAAAGGAGGAGAGTACTGAAATTAGGTGAGAGAATGATAATGAATTTCAACGAAATGTTGACCATGTCCGGGAAAGTTGACTTGCCGCAGCAGTCGAAATGTGGAGTGAGAGTCTCGATGCGGATGAACCTCGAGGCCGGTCAACCACCCGGTTTAATTGTTAGTGCTGCTTCCTCTCTTGCAATATCTCTCCCTCCTGTGCAAGTCTTCGACCTCCTCCGGAAACTCGACACTCGTGAGCAG TGGGATGTTCTTGCCTATGGGACCGTAGTCACTGAGATCGCGCGCATTGCCACCGGATCAAGTGAAACCAACTGCTTAAGCATCCTCCGGGTACAT CCAACGCAAGAAGAGAATAATGGCAAGATGATGGCACAAGACTCAGACAAGGACGACATATTGATGCTGCAAGATTGCTACATGGACGCCTTGGGAGGCATGCTGGTGTACGCTCCTATGGACATGGCTACAATGGATACCACTCTCTCCGGCGCCGACGTCAAAATTTCCGATATTCCAATCCTTCCTTCTGGTTTCATCATCTCAAGCGACGGCCGGCGATCCACTGTGGAGGACGGCGGAACCTTACTCACGCTGGCCTTTCAGATCCTTGTCTCTGGCAATACCAATAGGGCGAGAGAGGTGAATGAGAAGTCGGTGAATACAGTGAGTACTTTGATCAGCTCAACTGTTCAAAGGATCAAAGGTTTGCTCAACTGTCCTGATCAGTGTTGA
- the LOC104763951 gene encoding universal stress protein PHOS32 yields the protein MGKVRTVGVGMDYSPTSKLALRWTAENLLEDGDTVILIHVEPQNADHTRKILFEDTGSPLVPLEEFREVNFSKQYGLAYDPEVLDVLDTLSRAKKVKVVAKVYWGDPREKLCDAVDNLKLDSIVLGSRGLGSLKRMLLGSVSNHVVTNATCPVTVVKG from the exons atgggaaaGGTACGTACGGTGGGAGTGGGAATGGACTATTCTCCGACGAGCAAATTAGCTCTCCGTTGGACGGCtgagaatcttcttgaagacGGCGACACCGTCATCTTGATCCACGTTGAACCACAAAACGCCGATCATACCCGCAAAATCCTCTTCGAGGACACCGGTTCAC CGCTGGTTCCTCTGGAGGAATTTAGAGAGGTTAATTTCTCTAAACAGTATGGACTTGCTTACGATCCTGAGGTTCTTGATGTTCTTGATACTCTCTCTAGGGCTAAAAAG gTGAAGGTAGTTGCAAAGGTGTATTGGGGAGATCCAAGGGAGAAACTTTGTGATGCCGTCGATAATTTAAAACTCGATTCCATTGTTCTTGGCAGTCGAGGTTTGGGTTCTCTCAAAAG GATGTTGCTGGGTAGTGTGAGCAATCATGTAGTGACAAATGCAACATGTCCAGTCACAGTTGTTAAGGGCTAA
- the LOC104763952 gene encoding uncharacterized protein LOC104763952: MGNYASCGLYYTTPSSQSSSSLSPSSAKVILPDGGVRDIHAPTKVAEIMMEMPSYFLVDAKSLRIGRKFIPLAADDDLDLGGCHVYAAFPMTRVTSAANASDMTRLYLAGKKRAKSVDNRRVSPEEEGVHHHDVRLIGRPKLNLEDIEEFSAAEFIHRISVSKSKKPQLETIIEDHVS, from the coding sequence ATGGGGAACTACGCTTCATGTGGTCTATACTATACGACACCATCGTCTCAGTCGTCATCTTCATTATCACCGTCGTCGGCTAAAGTGATTCTCCCGGACGGCGGAGTGCGTGATATACACGCGCCGACGAAAGTAGCGGAGATCATGATGGAAATGCCAAGCTATTTCCTCGTCGACGCCAAATCCTTGAGAATCGGCCGGAAATTCATACCACTCGCCGCAGACGATGACCTTGACCTAGGTGGCTGCCATGTGTACGCCGCTTTCCCGATGACGCGTGTCACTTCCGCAGCCAACGCATCCGACATGACTCGGCTCTACCTCGCCGGCAAGAAACGCGCCAAAAGCGTTGACAATAGGAGAGTGTCTCCGGAAGAGGAAGGTGTTCATCATCATGACGTAAGGCTGATCGGACGACCGAAGCTGAATCTTGAAGACATAGAAGAGTTCTCGGCCGCTGAGTTTATTCATCGGATCTCTGTTTCCAAATCTAAGAAACCACAGCTAGAGACAATAATAGAAGATCACGTGTCCTAA
- the LOC104763953 gene encoding neurofilament medium polypeptide-like, whose translation MARSLKKSVKLSLRHVRIRSSTIRFKPESSSIERDQRIEFLGGDKGIGEEENDEGSSSEYEEFEEEEEGEAGEAEEQDDGKSVVRGGESEGEETEAAVETAEAEAEITEAGNRVMVVVDKVIASTGALEWALKHTLQSQDYLFLLYFSKPFKKGKRKNRKQEVKTDELVHTLKKLCQTKRPGMEVEIRRLEGKEKEKGEKIVEEAKEQQVSLLVVGEEKKPPVWRLLKRWGWKKRRGQAGVLKYCLEKASCMTIAVKPKNRKLGGYLITTKRHKNFWLLA comes from the exons ATGGCAAGATCGCTCAAGAAATCAGTCAAGTTGAGCCTAAGACATGTCCGGATCCGTTCTTCAACCATCAGGTTTAAACCGGAGTCTAGTTCCATAGAAAGAGATCAGAGAATCGAGTTTCTCGGAGGAGACAAGGGCATCGGAGAAGAGGAAAACGATGAGGGTAGCAGCAGCGAGTATGAAgagtttgaagaagaggaagaaggagaagcaggGGAAGCAGAGGAACAAGATGATGGGAAGAGTGTTGTGAGGGGTGGCGAAAGTGAAGGCGAAGAGACGGAAGCAGCGGTGGAAACGGCAGAGGCAGAGGCGGAGATCACTGAGGCCGGGAATagagtgatggtggtggtggataaAGTGATTGCATCAACTGGAGCTCTTGAATGGGCTTTGAAGCATACATTACAATCACAAGactatctctttctcttataTTTCTCCAAACCCTTTAAAAAAG GCAAAAGGAAGAACCGGAAACAGGAAGTAAAGACTGATGAACTCGTCCATACTTTAAAGAAACTCTGCCAAACAAAGCGACCCGGG atgGAAGTTGAGATAAGAAGGCTAGAAGgtaaagagaaggagaaaggaGAGAAGATAGTGGAAGAAGCTAAAGAACAACAAGTGAGTCTCTTAGTGgtcggagaagagaagaaaccacCGGTTTGGAGATTGTTGAAGAGATGGGGATGGAAGAAACGGCGAGGCCAAGCAGGAGTTCTCAAGTATTGCCTAGAGAAGGCTTCATGTATGACCATTGCGGTTAAACCAAAGAACCGTAAGCTTGGTGGTTACTTGATCACAACCAAACGTCACAAGAACTTTTGGCTCTTAGCTTGA